The window TGGCGTACCACTGCGCGGGTTGGGTGGCGTAATGCTGCTGGCGCTGTGGGTACCCCGGGAGACGGTGCCGTTCGGCCAGGTCGAGGTCTGGCAGCTGGACGTCGGCCAGGGGCTGGCAGTGCTTTTGCGCACCCGGCATCACAACCTGCTGTACGACGCCGGGCCGGCCAGGGGCGAGAGCGACCTGGGCGAGCGGGTGGTGTTGCCGACCTTGCGCAAGCTGGGGGTGGGCAGCCTGGACCTGATGCTGGTCAGCCACGCCCATGCCGACCACGCCGGTGGTGCTGGCGCAATCATGCGTGGCCTGCCGGTCGAACGGGTGATCGGCGGCGAATTGCTGGATGACCTGCAACTGCAACCTTGCGTAAGTGGCGAGCAGTGGATGTGGGATGGCGTGCGCTTTTCGATGTGGCGCTGGGCCGATGGGCAGAGCAGCAATGACCGCTCCTGTGTGTTGTTGGTCGAGGCGCAGGGTGAGCGGTTGTTGCTGGCGGGAGACATGGAGGCCGGTGCCGAACGGGCCTGGCTGGCGGCCACGGAAGCACCGCGGATCGACTGGTTGCAGTCGCCGCATCACGGCAGCCGCAGTTCGTCCAGCGAGGCCTTCATCCGCGCCACGGCGCCGCGCGGGGTACTGATTTCGCGGGGGCGCAACAACAGCTTCGGGCACCCGCATGCGCAGGTGGTCGAACGTTATCGGCGGCATGGGGTGGTGATGCATGACACGGCGGAGCAGGGGGCGTTGCGGTTGGTGCTGGGGAGGCTGGGGGAGGTGGAGGGTGTGCGGGGGCAGAGGCGGTTTTGGCGGGTTCGGGTGCAGTGAGGTGTAGTGGCTTGCAGGTGCTTGCCGTTACATTTTCAGTGCCTGTGGGATTGAGCGCCGCCCGCGCGGCGCTTCGCAGCGCAAGGCTGCTCCTACATCTGTTTCGGGCCAATTATTCCTGAGGCAAAGGCGCGCGGCCCCTTGGCGTCCACCTCGATATCGGGCCGGACAAACAAGGCGGTCGCGCGCATTGGCACAGGCGTTACTGGCCCGAAACAGATGTAGGAGCAGCCTTGCGCTGCGAAGCGCCGCGCGGGCGGCGCTCGATCTCGCAGGCGCTGCAACTGTCATGGCGACCCCACCCCCCCACCCCCCACCCCCTCCGCAACCCCCACACAACCCAATTCCCTGACCTCCGGCAGATGAGCCCCCGGCGCGCCTATGGTAGAGTGGCGGCCTTTTTCCGAAGGGGCGTTTACTGTGTGGGAATTGGTCAAGTCCGGTGGTTGGATGATGCTGCCGATCATTCTGAGCTCCATCGCTGCCATGGCTATCGTCGTCGAGCGCCTGTGGACCCTGCGCGCCAGTCGCGTCACCCCGCCGCACCTGCTGGGTCAGGTGTGGATGTGGATCAAGGACAAGCAACTGACCAGTGACAAGCTCAAGGCCCTGCGCGCCGATTCGCCACTGGGCGAAATCCTTGCCGCCGGTCTGGCCAACTCGCGCCATGGCCGCGAAATCATGAAGGAATGCATCGAGGAGGCCGCTTCGCGCGTCATCCACGAACTGGAACGCTACATCAGCACCCTCGGCACCATCGCCGCCATGGCTCCGCTGTTGGGCCTGCTGGGCACCGTGCTGGGCATGATCGACATCTTCAGCGCCTTCATGGGCTCGCAGATGACCGCCAACGCCGCGGTGTTGGCCGGTGGTATCTCCAAAGCCCTGGTCACCACCGCGGCCGGCCTGATGGTTGGTATCCCGGCGGTGTTCTTCCACCGCTTCCTGCAGCGCCGCATCGATGAGTTGGTGGTGGGCATGGAGCAGGAAGCGATCAAGCTGGTGGAGGTGATCCAGGGCGACCGCGAAGTGGAAGTGGCCGGAGGCAAGGTGTGAAGTTCCGGCGCAATCGCCAGCGGGAGAACGTCGACATCAACCTGGCGTCGCTGATCGACGTGGTGTTCGTCCTGCTGCTGTTCTTCGTGGTCACCACCACCTTCACCCGCGAGACCCAGCTGCGCGTCGAGCTGCCTGAAGCTGCCAGCGCCGAGCCGGCGGCGCCCGACCAGGGCAAGCTGGTGGAAATCACCATCAGCGCCGAAGGCGTGTACTCGGTGAACAACCACTTGCTGCCAAAGAGCGACCTGGCCACCCTGAGCGAAGCGATCGAGCGTGAGTCGGGCGGCGACAACAAGCTGCCGCTGGCCATCAGCGCCGACGGCAAGACCCCGCACCAGGCCGTGGTCACTGCGATGGATGCCGCCGGCAAGCTCGGTTTCAGCCAGTTGCGCATGACCACTGTCGAGGCGGCCCAGGGCACACCTTGATGGCCTTCGCCGACCGTCTGCTCGCCGCCTGGTACGCCGGGCACCCGGCCCTGGCGCTGCTGCGCCCGCTGGAGGCGCTGTATCGCCGCGTGGTCACGCGCAAGCGGGCGCGTTTTCTCAGTGGCGAAAGTGCCAGCTACCGGGCCCCGGTGCCGGTCATCGTGGTGGGTAACATTACCGTGGGTGGTACCGGCAAGACGCCGATGATCCTCTGGCTGATCGAGCACTGCCGCAAGCAGGGGTTGAAAGTGGGCGTGGTCAGCCGTGGCTATGGCGCCAAGCCGCCGCAGCTACCCTGGCGCGTGCAGCCCGATCAGGCGGCCGGGCAGGCCGGCGATGAACCGCTGCTGATCGTGCAGCGCACCGGCGTGCCGCTGATGATCGACCCCGACCGCTCCCGGGCCGTGCAGGCATTGCTGGCCAGCGAACCCCTCGACCTGATCCTGTGTGACGACGGCATGCAGCACTATCGCCTGGCGCGCGACCTGGAGCTGGTGCTGATCGATGCCGCACGCGGCCTGGGCAATGGCCGCTGCCTGCCGGCGGGGCCACTGCGTGAGCCCGCCGAGCGCCTGCACGAGGCTGACGCAGTGCTGTTCAACGGCGCCAGCGCAGACCGCGCCGATGGTTTCGGCTTCCGCCTGCAGCCGTCCGCCCTGGTCAACCTGCGCAGTGGCGAGCGCCGTGCGCTTGACCATTTCCCCGCAGGCCAGCGCCTGCACGCGGTGGCCGGTATCGGCAACCCGCAACGTTTCTTCAATACCCTGCTGGGGCTAAACTGGCAGCCGGTGCCGCATCCCTTTGCCGACCATGCGCAGTTCAGCGCCCAGAGCCTGGCCTTCAGCCCGCCGCTGCCGCTGGTCATGACCGAGAAGGATGCGGTGAAATGCCGGGCCTTCGCCGCTGACGACTGGTGGTACCTGGCCGTCGAGGCGCAGCCCACGCCGGCTTTCAGCGCCTGGTTCGACAACCAGTTGCAACGCTTGCTGCGCAAGCCCTGAGCCCTTTTTCAATTCCCGGCCACCTGGCCTAAAGGAAGCCTCAAATGGACACCAAACTGCTCGATATCCTGGCCTGCCCGATCACCAAGGGCCCGCTCAAGCTCAGTGCCGACAAGACCG of the Pseudomonas asiatica genome contains:
- the lpxK gene encoding tetraacyldisaccharide 4'-kinase, producing the protein MAFADRLLAAWYAGHPALALLRPLEALYRRVVTRKRARFLSGESASYRAPVPVIVVGNITVGGTGKTPMILWLIEHCRKQGLKVGVVSRGYGAKPPQLPWRVQPDQAAGQAGDEPLLIVQRTGVPLMIDPDRSRAVQALLASEPLDLILCDDGMQHYRLARDLELVLIDAARGLGNGRCLPAGPLREPAERLHEADAVLFNGASADRADGFGFRLQPSALVNLRSGERRALDHFPAGQRLHAVAGIGNPQRFFNTLLGLNWQPVPHPFADHAQFSAQSLAFSPPLPLVMTEKDAVKCRAFAADDWWYLAVEAQPTPAFSAWFDNQLQRLLRKP
- a CDS encoding ExbD/TolR family protein, translated to MKFRRNRQRENVDINLASLIDVVFVLLLFFVVTTTFTRETQLRVELPEAASAEPAAPDQGKLVEITISAEGVYSVNNHLLPKSDLATLSEAIERESGGDNKLPLAISADGKTPHQAVVTAMDAAGKLGFSQLRMTTVEAAQGTP
- a CDS encoding MotA/TolQ/ExbB proton channel family protein, whose product is MWELVKSGGWMMLPIILSSIAAMAIVVERLWTLRASRVTPPHLLGQVWMWIKDKQLTSDKLKALRADSPLGEILAAGLANSRHGREIMKECIEEAASRVIHELERYISTLGTIAAMAPLLGLLGTVLGMIDIFSAFMGSQMTANAAVLAGGISKALVTTAAGLMVGIPAVFFHRFLQRRIDELVVGMEQEAIKLVEVIQGDREVEVAGGKV